From the Scatophagus argus isolate fScaArg1 chromosome 21, fScaArg1.pri, whole genome shotgun sequence genome, one window contains:
- the chrm3b gene encoding muscarinic acetylcholine receptor M3 — MNAPNIDLTVIIIVFLTGSLSLVTVVGNILVLVSFKINKALKTVNNYYLLSLAFADLTIGTLSMNLYTTYIIMDQWALGPVVCDLWLAIDYVASNASVMNLLVISFDRYFSVTRPLTYRAKRTTKRAMTMIGLAWSISFILWAPAILFWQYIVGERTVQPNECYIQFLSEPIITFCTAIAAFYLPVTIMAILFWKIYQETEKRAKDVQGLKGSGSGNSKTQAQNQVGGHERSAGEGATRSQKDSSAMVRQISSQSCSSYELNQQASEKNNKDNASMPGEMASRGKCGAYCFHFSSLLPGRHASKRSINTTTTTVGEAEQSSCDSFNNNEVGVSGDQSGSEEEADNAGPSRPTDHKNSRKAKKNEDERPSSSNKSQKGSQSNPVTPSTTDQSPAAITMKDAAMAKRFASKAKSEINKRKNEKKANEKKAARTLSAILFAFITTWLPYNIMVLVNTFCEDCIPETLWALGYWLCYVNSTVNPMCYALCNKTFRTTFRDILMCQWNQRKNKPHFHQKKAVAFRKKDQI, encoded by the exons ATGAATGCTCCGAACATCGACTTGACA GTCATCATAATTGTCTTCCTCACTGGATCACTTTCTCTTGTCACTGTTGTTGGTAACATCCTAGTTTTGGTGTCATTCAAAATCAATAAGGCACTGAAGACAGTGAACAACTATTACCTTCTAAGCCTAGCATTTGCTGATCTGACCATTGGCACCCTGTCAATGAACCTGTACACAACCTACATCATCATGGACCAGTGGGCTCTGGGGCCAGTGGTCTGTGACTTGTGGCTTGCAATAGACTACGTGGCCAGTAACGCCTCAGTCATGAACCTACTTGTGATCAGCTTTGACAG GTATTTCTCTGTGACCAGACCATTGACCTATCGGGCCAAGCGTACAACCAAGCGGGCCATGACCATGATTGGATTAGCCTGGTCcatctctttcattctctgGGCCCCAGCCATCTTGTTCTGGCAGTACATTGTGGGTGAGCGGACAGTCCAGCCTAACGAGTGCTACATCCAGTTCCTGTCTGAGCCCATCATTACATTCTGCACTGCTATTGCTGCATTCTACTTGCCAGTAACTATTATGGCAATCCTGTTTTGGAAGATCTATCAGGAGACAGAGAAGCGTGCTAAAGATGTACAAGGTCTCAAAGGATCTGGGTCAGGCAATAGCAAAACCCAGGCTCAGAATCAAGTGGGTGGTCACGAAAGATCTGCTGGAGAAGGTGCAACTAGAAGCCAGAAAGATTCGTCAGCCATGGTACGCCAAATTAGCTCTCAGAGCTGCAGTAGCTATGAACTAAATCAGCAAGCTTCAGAGAAGAACAACAAGGACAATGCCAGCATGCCAGGGGAAATGGCAAGCAGAGGGAAGTGTGGTGCTTACTGCTTCCATTTTTCATCACTGCTGCCTGGTCGCCATGCATCCAAAAGGTCCATCAACACCACAACAACGACAGTGGGTGAGGCAGAACAGAGCAGTTGTGACAGCTTTAACAACAATGAAGTTGGTGTATCTGGGGACCAGTCAGGCTCAGAGGAGGAAGCTGACAATGCAGGTCCATCAAGGCCAACAG atcACAAGAACTCTAGAAAGGCAAAGAAGAATGAGGATGAACGACCATCTTCATCCAACAAAAGTCAGAAAGGGTCACAATCAAACCCTGTCACCCCATCAACCACGGACCAGTCACCTGCAGCCATCACCATGAAAGATGCAGCAATGGCTAAACGCTTTGCATCGAAGGCCAAGTCAGAGATCAATAAGCGTAAGaatgaaaaaaaggcaaatgagAAGAAAGCAGCACGGACGCTCAGCGCTATTCTGTTTGCCTTCATTACAACATGGTTACCATACAATATCATGGTGTTGGTTAACACTTTCTGTGAGGACTGCATTCCAGAAACCCTATGGGCACTGGGCTACTGGTTGTGTTATGTTAACAGCACAGTCAACCCCATGTGCTATGCCCTGTGTAACAAGACCTTCCGGACAACTTTCAGGGATATTCTGATGTGCCAGTGGAATCAAAGGAAGAACAAACCTCATTTCCATCAAAAGAAGGCTGTggctttcagaaaaaaagatcaaatttaG